DNA from Methylobacterium currus:
GAGGTCGGCCGACCCGTCGACCTGCCGGCTGATCTCGGCGATGGACGATCCGAGTTCCTCGGCCGCCGCCGCGACGGTGTGCACGTTGGCGGCCGTCTGGCCGGCCGTCGCCGCGACCGCGTGGCTCTGGTCGACGGTCCGCGCGGCGGAGGCCGCCATGGCGTGGGCGGTCTCCTGCATCTCGGTGGCCGCCTGCGCCACGCCGCCGACGACCGCGCTCACCGCCCCTTCGAGCCGATCGGCGATCCGGTGCAGGTCGGAGCGCCGCCGCGACTCCTCGCCGGCCCGCGTGGTGGACGCCTCCGCTTCGAGGGCCCGGTTGCGGATCAGGCTGTCTTTGAACACCGCGACGGCGCCCGCGATCGCGCCGATCTCGTCGCGGCGCCCGGCGCCCGGGATCGCGACGGCGAGATCGCCCTGGGCGACGCGGCCGATCGCCTGGGCCATGCCGGTCAGGGGCCGGATCACCCGCACCATCGCCAGGACCAGCACGCCGATGCCGACCGCGACGGTCGCCGCGAAGCCGGCCAGCGCCTGGCGGAGCCCGCCTTCGGCCTCGGCGCGACGCTCGGCCAGGATGGCGGCCGCCCGGTCGAAGATGGCGTCGCGCAGGCGCAGGATCGGCGGCCACATCGGGACGGCCCGGTCGCGGTAGCCCACGCCGTCGAGCGGGAAGGCGCCCGTGTCGAAATGGGGGAGCAGCTCCTTTTCCAGGTCCGAGAAGACCCGGACGTAGCCGCTGCGCATCCCCTCCATGGCGACCGCCACCTCCGTGTCGGCGGTGGGGTCGGCGGCCGCCTTCCCGAGCCCGGCGAGGAGCTGGTCGACGCGGCCCTGGAAGGTCCAGAACTCGATCCGCTGCGCGGGCGTCACCGGCTTGCGAAGGACGACGAAGTTCTGGAGCAGGCCGGCCAGCCGTCCGCCGATGTCGCGCAGCTCGCCGGCCGCCGCGGCGATCTGCATCCAGCGATGGGCCCGGCCATCGATCGCGGCGAGATCGCGCGTCACGTCGGCCGCCGTCGTCACGGCGATGCCGCCGACCGACCCCATCGCCTTGGTGAAGGCGTCGATGGCATCGCCGCGCTGCTCCGGCGGCAGGGCGAACCGGGCCTGGGCCAACCGGCGGGCCGCCCCGAAGGCGGCCTCGATCTCCGCGGCCTTCGCCCGGAGCGAGGCCGCCTCCGGCAGCGTCGCGGCGCTGGCCTCGACCGCCTGGCGGAAGACGGCCACGGTCTCGTCCGAGCGGCGGCGCAGATCGGCGAGCCCGGCATGGCGCGTGGCCTCGTCGAGCGACGCCGTCGGCAGCATCAGGCCCGTCAGGCCGCGCTCGATGTTGACGGCCTGCGGGATCGCCGCGATCGCCCGCACGATGTCGACGCGGCGCAGGCCACCGTCGATCTCCGTGATCCGGGACCGGTGGAGGAACGCCAATGTGGCCGCCAGGGCGCAGGCGATCGCGCCGATCGCCACGATGGATGAGAAAAGAAGCCTCTTGATGGTCACGAATGGCGTATCCCGGGATCGGCGCGAGGGGAGATCTGCGTCTCTAACCGATGCTTACCGCAGGGGAGTTACCGATCGGTTCTGCGTCATTCTGGAGCGAGATCCCGCATGTCCTTGCGGCATATATCGCTGGTGTGCTTGACTGGCGATCCCGCCGTGACCGGCGCGCCCGGTCCTCCGCCCCGCCGCTCGCCGAAAACCTGTCTGCCGGGCAACGGCCGCTTCAGCCGCGGTTCAACGCGGGCGCACGAGGATGCCCCCATGCCGGCGGTCATCACCGCCCCCGTCCCGCCCGCCAGGCCAGTCCTGACGGCCGAGGCGGCTTCGCCAGCCAAGATCGCCACCGAAGAGTCGCCCGCCATGACCGTGCGCCCCCCGCGCCCGACCGCCCGCCTCGTCCTCGGCGCCCTCGCCCTCCTCGC
Protein-coding regions in this window:
- a CDS encoding methyl-accepting chemotaxis protein, whose translation is MTIKRLLFSSIVAIGAIACALAATLAFLHRSRITEIDGGLRRVDIVRAIAAIPQAVNIERGLTGLMLPTASLDEATRHAGLADLRRRSDETVAVFRQAVEASAATLPEAASLRAKAAEIEAAFGAARRLAQARFALPPEQRGDAIDAFTKAMGSVGGIAVTTAADVTRDLAAIDGRAHRWMQIAAAAGELRDIGGRLAGLLQNFVVLRKPVTPAQRIEFWTFQGRVDQLLAGLGKAAADPTADTEVAVAMEGMRSGYVRVFSDLEKELLPHFDTGAFPLDGVGYRDRAVPMWPPILRLRDAIFDRAAAILAERRAEAEGGLRQALAGFAATVAVGIGVLVLAMVRVIRPLTGMAQAIGRVAQGDLAVAIPGAGRRDEIGAIAGAVAVFKDSLIRNRALEAEASTTRAGEESRRRSDLHRIADRLEGAVSAVVGGVAQAATEMQETAHAMAASAARTVDQSHAVAATAGQTAANVHTVAAAAEELGSSIAEISRQVDGSADLVRVAAAEAAQTVSLVQDLSGAAARVGDVVALISSIASQTNLLALNATIEAARAGPAGRGFAVVAAEVKELAGQTAKATEEITSQISAIQTSTGRAVGAIDGITARIGEISGVASAIAASVQQQGAATQEIVRNVAEAASGTGEVTSTIGTVAQTSEETGSAAAQVLASASAMARRTEQLTGEVAQFLATIRAA